The proteins below come from a single Bdellovibrionales bacterium genomic window:
- a CDS encoding transcriptional repressor, with the protein MNRDSVPLLPRQQDEDIIIHREEFTDVELKKIIRALNLKVTTQRLAILGALHEGRRHVTAQELFEKVNTDHPEIGFATVYRFLRTLTEGNFVSEVRMGGLPARYELNSKSHHDHLTCVRCGKICEFENKTIETLQEKVAKQFGFQLTHHVLELYGVCPTCQTAKTAK; encoded by the coding sequence ATGAACCGAGATTCAGTCCCATTGCTGCCGCGCCAACAAGATGAAGACATCATTATCCATCGCGAAGAGTTTACCGATGTGGAGTTGAAGAAGATCATTCGCGCGCTGAATCTGAAAGTGACCACCCAACGCTTGGCGATTTTAGGTGCCCTCCATGAAGGCCGTCGCCATGTCACCGCGCAAGAGTTGTTTGAAAAAGTAAACACGGATCACCCCGAAATCGGTTTCGCGACGGTTTATCGCTTTTTGCGCACGTTGACTGAGGGTAATTTCGTTTCGGAAGTTCGCATGGGCGGCCTTCCAGCTCGTTATGAGCTCAATTCTAAGAGTCACCATGACCACTTAACCTGTGTCCGCTGCGGCAAGATCTGTGAATTCGAAAACAAAACAATTGAAACGTTGCAAGAAAAAGTAGCAAAGCAATTCGGCTTCCAATTGACCCACCACGTTCTTGAACTCTACGGAGTTTGCCCTACTTGCCAGAC
- a CDS encoding DUF4423 domain-containing protein encodes MEAKQIYQKYLKDEFERRKQRNSSYSLRAYARDLELPSSKLSQYLTGDCGISGKKAGEIARKLRLSPIEVELFVCSAEASHARDALSREMAQAKLKKLLDNVFSQVNMEKFNLIRDWYHLAILELTEVQGFESNLEWIAKALGVEVTQVTEAVQRLERLELLDSSNERWVQTQKDFETPQDISSRAIRDYHRQMMGVVESRIEEVPVEKRELGSMVFAVDKDLVPEFKQLIRRFQKEAAALSGRSQSKDSVYALNLQFMPIFEGEKP; translated from the coding sequence TTTACCAGAAATACCTCAAAGATGAGTTTGAGCGCCGCAAACAGCGCAATTCATCTTATAGTCTGCGGGCTTACGCTCGCGACTTGGAGCTGCCGTCTTCCAAGCTTTCGCAATACCTCACCGGCGACTGTGGGATCTCGGGCAAGAAAGCCGGCGAGATCGCGCGCAAGCTGCGCTTAAGTCCGATCGAGGTGGAGCTCTTTGTTTGCTCCGCGGAAGCAAGCCATGCGCGGGATGCTTTGTCGCGCGAGATGGCTCAAGCAAAACTAAAGAAATTACTGGATAACGTGTTCTCGCAAGTGAACATGGAAAAATTCAATCTGATTCGCGATTGGTATCATCTCGCGATTCTGGAGCTCACAGAAGTGCAGGGCTTTGAATCCAACCTCGAGTGGATTGCAAAAGCTCTCGGAGTGGAAGTCACGCAAGTGACCGAAGCCGTGCAACGTCTGGAGCGCCTAGAATTATTGGATTCTTCGAATGAGCGCTGGGTGCAAACTCAGAAGGACTTTGAAACTCCGCAAGATATCAGCTCGCGCGCGATCCGCGATTATCATCGTCAGATGATGGGTGTCGTGGAAAGCCGGATTGAAGAAGTTCCCGTGGAAAAGCGTGAGCTCGGCTCTATGGTCTTCGCCGTCGACAAAGACCTGGTACCTGAGTTCAAGCAGCTGATCCGCCGTTTCCAGAAGGAAGCCGCCGCTCTGTCTGGACGCAGTCAGAGCAAGGATTCCGTTTACGCCCTTAATTTACAATTTATGCCAATTTTCGAAGGAGAAAAGCCATGA